The Deltaproteobacteria bacterium genome segment GCAGAACTGCCGATAAGTGCGACTTCTGCTATCACCGGATCACCGAGGGGCTAGAGCCAGCCTGTGTGGATGCATGTACAGGACGTGCCCGCATTTTCGGAGATTTAAATGATCCAACCAGTGAAGTTGCCAAGTACAAAGAAAGGCACGCAACTCAACGTCTGCGGGCAGATCTCGACACCCGCCCAAAGGTTCACTATGTCAATGCCGACGAGAGCATAATGGGGCCGGATTATTCTCGGCTTCTCGCAAGGAGGTCCTGATGAATGAGACCAGTCAATACATTTTCTGGATTCAGCCCGACGTGGCCCTAGGATATCTTATAGCCTGGTATTTATGGCTAATTTCACTGGCCGAAGGAACACACATCGTAGCACATCTCAGCTGGCTTTATTACCGCAGTGAAGATTATCGACCCCTGGAAAAAGTAGGGACTTTCCAGCCCTTCATTATCCTGGCCCTGGTCCCTTTGTTCCTGGTGGTGGATCTCGCTCGTCCGGAACGGTTCTACACTATGTTCTACCACTGGCACTGGACCTCACCGGTGGCATATGGTGTATATATTATCACCCTCTGTATGATCTCCTATGCTATCCACTCCTACTATCTGTTCAGGCCGGAATTGTTATATCGCTCCAGGCAAGAAGGCTCCTTCCAGGGCCTTTATCGGTTGGCTGTATTCAGCCAACAGGAAGCCGGCAGCCTCAAGCAAATAAGAGAGAGACAGCGGCGCAAAGAACGTTTCTGGGCCGGAGTCAGCCTGTTTTTTTCTTTTCTCGGCCTCATCTATCTGGGCATCCTGCTCTCCTCTTTCAAGGGTCGGACCATGTGGCACTCTTCAGTGATGGTGTTCATCTTTTTCAGCTTTGCTGCCTGCTCGGGTTCAGCTTTTCTAATCCTTCTCACCCATTTAAAGAACGGACTGGCCCACTCACCCCCCAAGGCACTTGCTGAACAGCAGCGCTACCTGGCAGAATTCGGCATCATTCTCAAGTATGCGCTTGTGGCGCAAGCCGGCGTCCTCTTTATCTATTTCGTCTTACTGCAATACACTGGCATTGGAGGCAAACTGGCGAGCCAGGTCTTTTTCAGCGGTCCGCGAGCCTTGCAGTTCTGGTTTTTCCAGGTAACGGTCGGGCTTGTTTTTCCCTTTGCCTTGATGCTGTTCAGAAAGATGCGCGAAAATGTCCTCATCTCATGCATCGCCGCAATAGCCGCCATGATCGGCACAGTTTTCGGTTGCCTTAACATATTCATCGGCGGACAGTTACTGCCCATGACTGGTCCCAAATGGGAACACCTCCCACCGGATCCGGCGAAGATGATTTTCGGTTTGCTCCTGATGGCAGTTATGCTCGTTGTTTTTCTAACTACTTATAAAATATTGCCTTATGAAAATATTGAAGGCTAACCTCAAGGAGGAGCTGCCCTATGAGCGCCAGTAGAAGAACCTTTATCAAAGGAGCGATGACTCTTTCAGGCTTGCTTGCCACCGGTGGTTGCCTGCGCCAGAGCCTCGAGCCGAAACCGTGGATAAGCGGGGCCCCAAACCCTGATGCAGTTGACACCAAAGTGGTACGTACCGTCTGTCTAGGCTGCCACAGCGCCTGCGGCCTGCAAGTAAAAGTTGAAAACGGCGTAGCAGTAAAAATTGACGGCAATCCATATCACCCCAATGTACGCGAACCCCACATCCGCTATGATACTGATGGCAAAGCAGCGAACAAGGAGAACGGCACAGTCTGCGCCAAAGGTGGGTCCCTGCTGCAAACCATGTACAACCCGTACCGCATCCAGCACCCGTTGAAGCGAGTGGGACCCAGGGGCTCCGGCAAATGGAAGACTATCACCTGGGAGCAAGCTTACCACGAGATTATCAATGGCGGAGATCTCTTCGGCGAAGGCCATGTGGATGGGCTCAAAGCTATTCGCAGCTTTGACCCTATAGAGCCGCAAGCTCCCGAACTGGGACCAAAGGCCAATCAGTTGGTCTTTATGCCCGGCCGCATTGAGCACGGCCGCAAAGAATTTACTGATCGCTGGATGGCCAATTATTTTGGCACCATCAACAAACGTCTCGATCATACTTCCATCTGTGAGGTCTCTCACCACGTGGGCCTGGCACTCTGCTTCAAAGGAAAACACCACATCAAACCTGAGATCCTCAATTCTGAATACATCATTTTCTTTGGCACCACGCCTTACGAAGCCAATTTTCCTATGCAGGCCATCGCCCGCAAGCTCAACTTTTTTAGGGAGAGGGGAGGAACATTGGTAATCGTCGATCCACGATTTTCCAATTCCGCAGCCAAAGCGGCACGCTGGATTCCGATCCTTCCAGGAACTGATGCCGCCTTTGCCCTCGGCATGATGCGCTGGATGATGGAAAATAATCGGCTCGACCTGGAGTACCTCTCTTTTCCAAACAAGAAAGCTGCCAAGGAAGGCGCCAGACACCTCACCTGGACCAATGCCACCTATCTAGTTCGGGAAGACAACCGCAAACTTCTGCGCCATGGCAAGGATTTTATCGTCATGGTCAACGGCAAACCGACTCCAGCTCGAGAGGCCAAACAGGCAGACCTGCTCGTCGATACTACTGTGGACGGGGTGAAGGTCCGCAGCGTCTACAAAATGCTGGTCGACCGGGTAATGGAAAGACATATCCCTGAGTATGCCAGGATTTGTGGCGTCAAGACCAGAGACATAGAGCGCGAGGCTGACGATTTCTCTTCACATGGTCGGCGAGCCACAGCGGATTTCTATCGCGGTTCCGTGCAGCACACCAATGGCACCTATACTGCCAGAACACTTGGCGTTTTGAACTTCCTTCTTGGCAACGTATCCTGGAAAGGCGGCTGTGAAGGCCATGGCGGCGGCCATTGGCACGAAATCGGCGGCAAGCCTGGCAATCCCTATGCCCTCAAGAAAAAGGAATTCTTGCCGGGAGCGGTGAAGGCCACCGGCGTATACCTCGATCGTCACAAGAAGCTCTACCAGGACAGCTCAGAATTCAAGAAACAGGGCTACCCTGCAAAGCGTCCCTGGTTTCCCTTTGGCTACGACAACGTCTATCAGGAAGGCTTTCCCAGCATCGCAGCTCAATATCCCTACCAGGTCAAGTGCCTGATTACTTACTGGAACAATGTGGTCTATTCTGCTCCTGCAGGGATCCACCAGATAGAGGCGGTCAGGGATCCAAAGGTGTTGCCGCTCTTTGTGGCCATCGACATTGTCATGGGGGAGACCTCATCTCTGGCCGACTACATTTTACCCTGCCGCCACTGTCTGGAAGACTACGCCACACCCCACGTGGCACCAACCATCTTGACAATGACGAGCGGCCTGCGGCAGCCGGTAGTGGAGCCAGTATATAAAGATACCAAAATGCTGGAAGAAATCTTTATCGATCTCGGCAAAAAGATGGGATTTCCTGGATACGGCAAGGACGGCTTGGGCCCGGGTCGCGATCTCAACACACCGTGGGACTGGTATAAGCTGTTGGTGGCCAATATTGCCTATGGTGACAACAAAGGAGACTCGGTTCCCGGCGAAACGGAAGAGGAAAAGGTAAAGTATGTAGTGGAACGGGGCGGCCGCTTCGAAAGCTACCAAAAGGCGTACAGGGGCCCATACACAGCGCATCCATACAAAGGCCCCCTGTACATTTACCATGAAAAACTGGCCACTACGCGCGATTCCATGACTGGCGCCTATTATGACGGCTTGCCCTATTATGAACCTATTCGCGATATCATGGGCCGGCCCATCGACGTCATGGCTGGCAAATACCCATTCCACATCATCACGTACCATCCAGTCTATCACGCCCAGGCAAGGACCGCTGCCAGCGTCTGGTTGATGGAAGTAACACCAGAAGAAACTGTGCAGATCAATGCTTCTGACGCAGCCAGACTGAACATCGAGCACGGCGATCTTGTGCGGGTATATTCATCCAGCAACCCTGAAGGTGTGCAAGGAAAAGCCTGGGTAACACAAGGCATGCGTCCTGGAATCGTGGCCATTCCTCATTCCCTGGGACATTGGCAGTACAGCAGCAAGTCTTTTGAGGTCGACGGTAAGAAAACAGCATACGCTGAATGGATTGGCAAGGGCTGTTCGGCCAACCCTGTAATGATGCTCGACCCCCATCTGCAGGATGTCTGTCTCACTGATCCCATAGGCGGCAGCGCTTCATTCTTTGATTCCCGGGTCGCCATAGAAAAACTCTAGCATAAGGAGTCCCAGAGTGGAAAAGTCCGACCTGGATGTTGGTGTTGAAAAGGGGAGAGCAGAACTGTATCAATTTTTCGGCTCCCTGTTTCTTGCTCAGCCTACTCCTGAGTTGCTGAATAAAATATCCAGCAAGGAAGGGAGTTCTGCTCTCGAGGCGCTTTTCCCGGGGCATCCTGCTGTAACTGCCTTGAGAGTTTTTTCTGAAGATTACCGCCACGGCCAAGCCCTCGCGGAAGATATCGTTGTCGACTACGAAGCATTGTTCAGAATACCTGGCGATGCTTACATCCACCCTTTTGAGTCCGTCTATCGTGATGAGAATTTCAGAGGCGGGCATGCTAGAAGGACTAGGGTTCTTGGACTGTGGGCCCTGCAGGTGGCCAACATGTACGAAGCTGAAGGCCTGGCTCCAGCTGAAGGCTTCACGGAACTGCCGGATCATCTGGGTGTGGAGCTGCAATTCATGGCCGTTCTTTGCCGCAAGGCGGCCAGAGCCCTGGAGAAAGGTGGGCGACAGGCAGTCGAATCTTTGCGCCGTAAACAGCTCGTCTTTCTCGAGGACCACTTGCTTTGCTGGAGCCCCCAGTGTCTCCAATTGATGACAGAGAGGGCAACTACCACATTCTATAGATCCCTGGCCAGGTTGCTGTCCTCTTATATGGAAAAGGATCGATCATGGTTGTCGAGGAATTGAAAGATCAATGGATCTGTACCTGCGGCAACTGGGTGGATCAGGAACTTTCCTGGTGTCCTGACTGCTGCGAGGAAGGATTGCCCCAAGAGTGCGCCCATGTCAACAGGCAGAAGTCGATCGAGCCTACCCCTTTTTAGTTCTTGCTCACCGGAGAGGTTGCAGTCCTCTCCTCTTTTTGGCATTATCTTATGCTAAAGTTAGCATAAGCAATGCGGGGCGGCTTTATGCCCCAAGACGGCAGCCACCTGCAGGCTGCCAACCGCAGGAAAATGTTGTGAAGCCTTTCAAAGAGCTCTTGGCCTCTTCAGCCGCAGCCCATGGTCACCTCTGTCCTGGCCAGGTCGTGGGTGTGCGCATGGCCATGCTCGGCTGCCGTCTTATCGGTCTGAATGAACCTACGAGCAATGAGCAGATAAAGAAGCTCATCGTCTATGTGGAGATGGATCGCTGCGCCGGCGATGCCGTTGCGCATGTGACAGGAGCCAAGCTGGGCCGACGCTCCTTGAAATTCGCCGACTATGGCATTATGGCAGCCACCTTTGTCAATCTCGAGACGGGCAAGGCCTTTCGCATCCTATCCACAGAAGAGGCCAGGGATCTGGCAGCGATGTATGCCCC includes the following:
- the nrfD gene encoding polysulfide reductase NrfD — translated: MNETSQYIFWIQPDVALGYLIAWYLWLISLAEGTHIVAHLSWLYYRSEDYRPLEKVGTFQPFIILALVPLFLVVDLARPERFYTMFYHWHWTSPVAYGVYIITLCMISYAIHSYYLFRPELLYRSRQEGSFQGLYRLAVFSQQEAGSLKQIRERQRRKERFWAGVSLFFSFLGLIYLGILLSSFKGRTMWHSSVMVFIFFSFAACSGSAFLILLTHLKNGLAHSPPKALAEQQRYLAEFGIILKYALVAQAGVLFIYFVLLQYTGIGGKLASQVFFSGPRALQFWFFQVTVGLVFPFALMLFRKMRENVLISCIAAIAAMIGTVFGCLNIFIGGQLLPMTGPKWEHLPPDPAKMIFGLLLMAVMLVVFLTTYKILPYENIEG
- a CDS encoding molecular chaperone TorD family protein, encoding MEKSDLDVGVEKGRAELYQFFGSLFLAQPTPELLNKISSKEGSSALEALFPGHPAVTALRVFSEDYRHGQALAEDIVVDYEALFRIPGDAYIHPFESVYRDENFRGGHARRTRVLGLWALQVANMYEAEGLAPAEGFTELPDHLGVELQFMAVLCRKAARALEKGGRQAVESLRRKQLVFLEDHLLCWSPQCLQLMTERATTTFYRSLARLLSSYMEKDRSWLSRN
- a CDS encoding TraR/DksA C4-type zinc finger protein — encoded protein: MKPFKELLASSAAAHGHLCPGQVVGVRMAMLGCRLIGLNEPTSNEQIKKLIVYVEMDRCAGDAVAHVTGAKLGRRSLKFADYGIMAATFVNLETGKAFRILSTEEARDLAAMYAPEIAGKYQQQLEAYKRMPDSVLFRVFEVKVPVSEFDLPGPTRRKVACSSCGQIVRDGREVMVDGALLCRPCAHGAYFQDAREISWPKMDWAPELPERGQAAGGSRPETEKRKMV
- a CDS encoding molybdopterin-dependent oxidoreductase; the encoded protein is MSASRRTFIKGAMTLSGLLATGGCLRQSLEPKPWISGAPNPDAVDTKVVRTVCLGCHSACGLQVKVENGVAVKIDGNPYHPNVREPHIRYDTDGKAANKENGTVCAKGGSLLQTMYNPYRIQHPLKRVGPRGSGKWKTITWEQAYHEIINGGDLFGEGHVDGLKAIRSFDPIEPQAPELGPKANQLVFMPGRIEHGRKEFTDRWMANYFGTINKRLDHTSICEVSHHVGLALCFKGKHHIKPEILNSEYIIFFGTTPYEANFPMQAIARKLNFFRERGGTLVIVDPRFSNSAAKAARWIPILPGTDAAFALGMMRWMMENNRLDLEYLSFPNKKAAKEGARHLTWTNATYLVREDNRKLLRHGKDFIVMVNGKPTPAREAKQADLLVDTTVDGVKVRSVYKMLVDRVMERHIPEYARICGVKTRDIEREADDFSSHGRRATADFYRGSVQHTNGTYTARTLGVLNFLLGNVSWKGGCEGHGGGHWHEIGGKPGNPYALKKKEFLPGAVKATGVYLDRHKKLYQDSSEFKKQGYPAKRPWFPFGYDNVYQEGFPSIAAQYPYQVKCLITYWNNVVYSAPAGIHQIEAVRDPKVLPLFVAIDIVMGETSSLADYILPCRHCLEDYATPHVAPTILTMTSGLRQPVVEPVYKDTKMLEEIFIDLGKKMGFPGYGKDGLGPGRDLNTPWDWYKLLVANIAYGDNKGDSVPGETEEEKVKYVVERGGRFESYQKAYRGPYTAHPYKGPLYIYHEKLATTRDSMTGAYYDGLPYYEPIRDIMGRPIDVMAGKYPFHIITYHPVYHAQARTAASVWLMEVTPEETVQINASDAARLNIEHGDLVRVYSSSNPEGVQGKAWVTQGMRPGIVAIPHSLGHWQYSSKSFEVDGKKTAYAEWIGKGCSANPVMMLDPHLQDVCLTDPIGGSASFFDSRVAIEKL